The Tistrella bauzanensis genome window below encodes:
- a CDS encoding ATP-binding protein, translating to MTDSTSTAAMLIPVLDRIASALERLAPPAAVKTDLDAADAFVWQSSNRSLVPVVRVSRVDIGLLEGVDLARDQLIANTRRFAAGLPANNALLWGARGMGKSSLVKAVHARIVADTPAGEKPLKLIEIHREDISQLPDLLAVLRGGPHRALLFCDDLSFDHDDTDYKSLKAVLDGGIEGRPDEVLFYATSNRRHLMPRDMIDNERSTAINPSEAVEEKVSLSDRFGLWLGFHACDQKTYLAMVRGYARAYQLEMADETLDREAIVWAQTRGGRSGRVAWQYIQDLAGRLGRRLETKSA from the coding sequence ATGACCGACAGCACCTCCACCGCCGCCATGCTGATCCCCGTGCTCGACCGGATCGCCTCGGCCCTTGAACGGCTGGCGCCGCCCGCCGCGGTCAAGACCGATCTCGATGCAGCCGATGCGTTTGTCTGGCAGTCGTCGAACCGCAGCCTCGTGCCGGTGGTCCGGGTGTCACGGGTGGATATCGGCCTTCTGGAAGGCGTCGATCTGGCACGCGATCAGCTGATCGCCAACACCCGGCGCTTCGCCGCCGGACTTCCCGCCAACAATGCCCTGCTCTGGGGCGCCCGCGGCATGGGCAAAAGCTCTCTGGTCAAGGCCGTGCATGCCCGCATCGTCGCCGATACCCCCGCCGGCGAAAAGCCGCTGAAGCTGATCGAGATCCACCGCGAGGACATCTCGCAACTGCCCGATCTGCTGGCGGTGCTGCGTGGCGGGCCACACCGGGCGCTGCTGTTCTGCGACGATCTGTCCTTCGACCACGACGACACCGATTACAAATCGTTGAAGGCGGTGCTGGATGGCGGCATCGAGGGGCGGCCCGACGAGGTTCTGTTCTATGCGACATCGAACCGGCGCCATCTGATGCCGCGCGACATGATCGACAATGAACGCTCCACCGCGATCAATCCATCTGAAGCGGTGGAAGAGAAGGTGTCGCTGTCGGATCGCTTCGGTTTGTGGCTGGGCTTCCATGCCTGCGACCAGAAAACCTACCTGGCCATGGTGCGCGGCTATGCCCGGGCCTATCAGCTGGAGATGGCTGATGAGACCCTGGATCGCGAGGCCATCGTCTGGGCACAGACCCGCGGTGGACGCTCGGGCCGCGTCGCGTGGCAATATATTCAGGATCTGGCTGGCCGCCTGGGCCGACGGCTGGAAACCAAGAGCGCCTGA